Proteins from a single region of Mytilus trossulus isolate FHL-02 chromosome 2, PNRI_Mtr1.1.1.hap1, whole genome shotgun sequence:
- the LOC134705092 gene encoding uncharacterized protein LOC134705092 has protein sequence MTVAVEKIIAYMFGTTIILFNLLFSAIGIKTFSKKIHSLLVLLLGVSEGIHGIAVICITYNSIDEDIPKTEIFHINYPVCTLQLIAYFVSIGFSLTLLLLISIERYVTVKNFNFVSTRLSLKKKYVAIGILMGLVWIYICVFVTTAPVKRIEECSVGTIYHNDNIDLNGWAIIGLYVSLIIANLILYGKTTRNLWNIFYKASVLTQKKAKKSVPDSSVPVPRQDQALSDTDIPSTSKDPIHNPSFAATRRTSLWNVAKNKVMQSRSSFRSTGIQGKPYTSRKTIQFEDGHAINLENSMVSDKRRRQRKVSTVILNPWERRAMFTNFYLIVAQIVFFLPFISLLVAELFDADVPLEALSFGTLWLMVHFLINPFIFAWRIKEVHSEMRKFFRCSTQVEPSIARFSLQKRKSLK, from the coding sequence atGACAGTTGCTGTCGAAAAAATTATAGCATATATGTTTGGTACTACAATAATTCTATTTAACCTACTGTTCTCAGCCATTGGTATAAAGACATTCTCCAAGAAGATCCACAGCCTTTTGGTTTTGTTATTAGGCGTAAGTGAAGGGATTCATGGTATTGCCGTTATATGCATTACTTACAACTCCATTGACGAGGACATTCCAAAAACGGAAATATTCCATATCAACTATCCTGTTTGTACCCTACAATTAATAGCCTATTTTGTTTCCATTGGATTTTCATTGACATTATTACTTCTGATTTCAATAGAGAGGTATGTCACGgtgaaaaattttaatttcgTTTCTACACGGTTAAGTTTAAAGAAAAAGTATGTAGCCATTGGCATCTTGATGGGACTGGTGTGGATATACATCTGTGTTTTTGTCACGACAGCACCGGTCAAGAGAATTGAAGAATGTAGTGTCGGCACTATCTACCACAATGATAACATTGACCTTAACGGATGGGCTATCATTGGCTTGTATGTATCATTGATTATAGCAAATTTAATTCTTTATGGGAAAACGACAAGAAATTTGTGGAATATTTTCTACAAGGCTTCAGTTCTGACCCAAAAGAAGGCCAAGAAATCCGTTCCTGACTCATCAGTTCCGGTACCTAGACAGGACCAGGCATTGTCGGATACCGATATCCCATCGACATCTAAGGATCCTATACACAACCCCTCATTTGCAGCTACTCGAAGAACTTCTCTTTGGAATGTTGCCAAAAATAAGGTAATGCAAAGTAGATCGTCCTTTCGGTCAACAGGTATTCAGGGGAAACCTTACACCTCTCGGAAGACAATTCAGTTTGAGGACGGACACGCAATTAACTTGGAAAATTCTATGGTGTCAGACAAAAGAAGGAGACAGCGGAAAGTATCTACAGTCATACTTAATCCATGGGAAAGACGGGCGATGTTCACAAACTTCTATTTGATAGTCGCCCAGATTGTCTTCTTTCTTCCATTCATCTCCCTTCTAGTAGCTGAACTGTTTGACGCAGACGTTCCATTAGAAGCTTTGTCATTTGGCACTCTCTGGCTCATGGTGCACTTTCTGATAAACCCGTTTATATTTGCCTGGAGGATCAAAGAAGTTCATTCTGAGATGAGGAAGTTTTTCAGATGCAGTACCCAGGTTGAACCAAGTATTGCAAGATTTTCTCTTCAAAAGCGGAAGTCACTGAAATAA